In the genome of Entelurus aequoreus isolate RoL-2023_Sb linkage group LG08, RoL_Eaeq_v1.1, whole genome shotgun sequence, one region contains:
- the LOC133655084 gene encoding uncharacterized protein LOC133655084, which produces MSGRTLFRSRSGIQTTARIIPHFLLFLLWITDLYFKPPRILYPLENESREREMDIHSDFYLHDNTSAKHLGFGANVLASCLSAHRGRRNMPLTGRIDRKSIILLLLLLSGDTELNPGPAATRLMLSRLAKTSNATASVAIEANSATGSSQLKLTCAPAVGGSAEDFAPFIDTVGGSAAAVEDDTVIREGSDSAAVNDAAAAVDGDPDIGDCGELHEMAGVHATSPGSRTVEDAAYTGFRGAFTQTFSLFSFSLSLKKPAKRKPNPSPSNPTWLPPPSPSPPPFSPSPFTWRTINMPLSLSPLSPCSSTATAIITNNFSGQYHNTADSDALFGSSGLHIIHLNVNSLSGAKLDQIREMFLNTKVKILCFSETKFDQSISDSEIEIQNFSVIRKDRNKHGGGVCMYIHQDIKYITRTDLNHNDLESVWAEIKFKNAKPVLIGTVYRPPNQSDFYGALEECLAGTDNMEKIITGDLNTDIQRKDAPVFRSFSKFCNLHGLSQLIALPTRVCDSTQSTIDLILTSDRPKIKNSGVMICGLSDHYLTFCTRKIAKPKANGHITAQSRSLKKYSNDNFNLKLDEWDWSPVLASNLVDVAWDRFKTAFLKILNDIAPVKTVRIKARSEPWMNPDLLAAIKDRDRKYSEYQKCKTEVDKQPKISTSNYSFQLSKSNAIN; this is translated from the coding sequence atgagcggtcgcaccctctttcgctcccgatcgggaatccaaacaactgctcggattatcccacacttcctcctttttctactgtggatcacggatttatattttaaacctcctcggatactctaccctcttgaaaatgagagtcgagaacgcgaaatggacatacacagtgacttttatctccacgacaatacatcggcgaagcaccttggctttggagctaacgtgttagcatcgtgcttgtctgcacatcgaggcagaagaaacatgcccctgactggaaggatagacagaaagtcaataatactactattacttctactatcaggagacactgaactcaaccctggacctgcagcaacacggttaatgttgtcccgactggcgaagactagcaatgctactgctagcgtcgccatcgaagctaactcggctaccggctcatctcagctcaagctcacctgtgctccagcggtcggcggctcggcggaggacttcgccccgttcatcgacactgtcggaggctcggcggcggcggtggaggacgacacggtcatcagagaaggcagcgactcagcggcggtgaacgacgcggcggctgcggtggacggcgacccagacatcggtgattgcggggaactgcacgagatggcgggggtccacgcgacctctcccgGGTCccggacggtcgaggacgcggcatacacaggatttagaggcgcctttacacaaacattttcgttattctcgttctctttgtctttaaaaaagcccgccaaaaggaaaccaaacccatcccccagcaaccctacctggcttcctcctccctctccctcccctccccctttctctccctcccccttcacctggaggacgatcaatatgcccctctctctctctcctctctctccttgctcttcaactgcaacagcaataataaccaacaatttttctggtcagtaccacaacacagcggactctgatgctctttttggttccagtggactacacatcatccaccttaatgtgaacagcctctctggagccaaactcgaccaaatcagagaaatgttcctcaacacgaaggtaaaaatcttgtgtttctctgaaaccaaatttgatcaaagtatttctgactcagagatagaaatacaaaacttttcggttatcagaaaggataggaataaacacggtgggggcgtttgtatgtatattcaccaggatattaaatacataactcgcactgatcttaatcacaatgacctggaatctgtgtgggcggaaatcaaatttaaaaacgctaagccggtactaatagggactgtttatagaccccctaatcagagtgatttctatggggctttggaagaatgcttggcggggacagacaacatggagaaaattataactggggatctgaacacagatattcaacgcaaagatgcgcctgtcttcagatccttcagcaagttttgtaatctgcacggtctttcccagctaatagcgctacccacaagggtgtgtgattccacccaatcaaccatagatctcattctcacttcagaccggcctaaaataaaaaatagtggggtcatgatctgtggtcttagcgaccactatctaaccttctgcacccgtaaaatagctaaacctaaagccaatggccacataacagcccaatccagatccctcaaaaaatactccaatgacaatttcaatttaaaattagatgagtgggactggtcccctgtgctcgcgagcaacctggtcgatgtcgcttgggatcgcttcaaaacggcgttcctaaagatactaaatgacattgctcccgtgaaaacagtcaggatcaaagcccgctcggaaccatggatgaatccggacctattagct